One window from the genome of Pungitius pungitius chromosome 14, fPunPun2.1, whole genome shotgun sequence encodes:
- the rmnd1 gene encoding required for meiotic nuclear division protein 1 homolog, whose product MLPRMFWSRLGARRPVEWKPVCVHLSQPVQPHAYEPTRRAQSNLCAPRILSSHHHMNSPHQQLQHTRPVPPALFGYESNGSTLKSDPGTLTKCGIGQKCFYSTDLGKSALKPSLKPAPVPGKRVPKGPRTKQPSRANQPSLNVDKDMMQCIAFATADQYHLPTLCHDLINHGFHEVDLPRDASNVLVISTDTAAKPDDDAVVFFFREGSVVFWNVEEKMVKRVLRILEHHEIQPYEVALVHWENEEINYTVGEGNTKLERGNFILNDNMDQHEAVLEKYAFSNALCLSVKLAIWEVFLDNFVESIQSIPETLKSGKRVQLSSAEVMKKIGELFTLRHCINLRSDLLITPDFYWDRENLEKLYDKTCQFLSISRRVNVVNEKLEHCSQLTDLMRSHLSEKHSLRLEWMIIILIAIEVMFELAKMIF is encoded by the exons ATGCTTCCCCGGATGTTTTGGTCCAGATTGGGAGCCCGGCGGCCCGTAGAGTGGAAACCAGTCTGCGTCCACCTCTCCCAGCCTGTCCAACCACACGCGTACGAACCCACGCGCAGAGCTCAGTCAAACCTGTGTGCACCGAGGATCCTTTCCAGCCACCATCACATGAACagtcctcaccagcagctgcagcacacaAGACCGGTTCCGCCTGCTTTATTTGGATATGAAAGCAATGGCAGCACTTTGAAAAGCGACCCAGGGACGCTGACTAAATGTGGAATTGgacagaaatgtttttattcaaccGACCTTGGGAAGTCAGCGTTGAAACCGAGTTTGAAACCAGCACCGGTTCCCGGGAAAAGGGTCCCCAAGGGACCAAGAACTAAGCAACCGTCCAGAGCCAATCAGCCTTCCCTCAACGTGGACAAG GATATGATGCAATGTATTGCCTTCGCAACAGCGGATCAGTATCATTTGCCAACACTTTGCCACGACTTGATAAACCACGGCTTCCATGAGGTGGATTTACCGAGAG ATGCCTCAAATGTGCTTGTGATAAGCACAGACACGGCTGCGAAACCAGATGATGATGCTGTAGTGTTCTTCTTCAG GGAAGGCTCAGTTGTTTTCTGGAATGTTGAAGAGAAAATG GTCAAAAGGGTGTTGAGAATACTGGAACATCATGAGATCCAGCCCTATGAAGTAGCATTAGTCCACTGGGAAAACGAGGAAATCAACTACACTGTTGGCGA GGGAAACACAAAGCTTGAGCGCGGCAACTTTATCTTGAATGACAATATGGATCAACATGAAGCAGTTCTGGAGAAATATGCATTTTCAAATGCACTTTGTTTGTCAG TGAAGCTGGCTATATGGGAGGTGTTTTTAGACAACTTTGTGGAGTCCATTCAATCAATTCCAGAG ACGCTGAAGTCTGGAAAAAGAGTTCAATTGTCTTCTGCAGAGGTTATGAAGAAGATAGGGGAACTTTTCACCTTAAG ACACTGCATAAACCTGAGGTCTGACCTGCTCATCACGCCTGATTTCTACTGGGACCGAGAAAACCTGGAAAAGCTCTACGATAAGACGTGCCAGTTCCTCAGCATCAGCCGCAGAGTCAAC GTTGTGAATGAGAAGCTAGAACATTGTTCACAATTGACAGATTTGATGAGGAGCCACCTGAGTGAGAAGCACAGCCTGAGGTTGGAGTGGATGATAATCATTCTCATTGCTATTGAG GTTATGTTTGAACTGGCAAAGATGATCTTCTAA